A part of Methanobacterium bryantii genomic DNA contains:
- the mer gene encoding 5,10-methylenetetrahydromethanopterin reductase gives MKFGIEFLPNEPVDKIVKLVKLAEDVGFEYAWVTDHYDNKNVYVTLGLIAEGTETIKIGPGVTNPYVRNPAITASAIATIDELSNGRATLGIGPGDKASFDALGIEWTKPVSTLKESIATMETLLSKEKTESGAFLKGVKAVQEKVPMYMGAQGPMMLKTAGEISDGVLINASNPKDFETAIPLIKEGAEAGGKNVDDVDVAAYTCCSIDGDAGKAVGAAKIVVAFIARGSPAPVLKRHGIDDAAAGKIAELLGKGDFGGAIAAVDNKLIDAFSVCGAPDDFIPKIEALEEMGVTQFVAGSPIGPDKEKSIKLLGDVISTF, from the coding sequence ATGAAATTTGGTATAGAATTTCTTCCAAACGAGCCAGTAGATAAAATTGTTAAGCTGGTAAAACTGGCAGAAGATGTTGGATTTGAATATGCGTGGGTTACAGACCATTATGACAACAAAAACGTCTATGTAACCTTAGGTCTTATAGCTGAAGGAACTGAAACCATAAAAATTGGTCCGGGGGTAACCAACCCCTACGTCAGAAATCCAGCCATAACTGCTTCAGCAATTGCAACTATAGACGAACTGTCAAACGGAAGGGCGACTTTAGGTATTGGGCCTGGAGATAAAGCCTCTTTTGACGCGTTAGGTATCGAATGGACAAAACCAGTAAGCACACTAAAAGAATCCATCGCCACCATGGAAACATTACTCAGCAAAGAAAAAACTGAAAGCGGTGCATTCCTTAAAGGCGTTAAAGCAGTGCAGGAAAAAGTACCAATGTATATGGGAGCTCAAGGACCTATGATGCTTAAAACCGCGGGTGAAATTTCAGATGGGGTCTTAATTAACGCATCAAACCCTAAAGATTTTGAAACTGCAATTCCGCTTATAAAAGAAGGGGCAGAAGCCGGCGGTAAAAATGTAGATGATGTAGATGTTGCAGCATACACCTGTTGTTCCATTGACGGCGATGCAGGTAAAGCTGTCGGGGCAGCTAAAATAGTAGTGGCATTTATTGCAAGAGGCTCACCAGCACCTGTTTTAAAAAGACACGGCATAGATGATGCTGCAGCTGGAAAAATAGCAGAACTTCTTGGTAAAGGAGACTTTGGAGGGGCAATAGCTGCTGTAGATAACAAGTTAATAGATGCATTCTCTGTTTGTGGGGCACCTGATGATTTCATACCAAAAATTGAAGCCCTGGAAGAAATGGGTGTAACTCAGTTTGTTGCAGGTTCACCAATAGGTCCTGATAAAGAAAAATCCATAAAACTACTGGGCGATGTTATTTCAACGTTTTAA
- a CDS encoding PAS domain-containing sensor histidine kinase, whose protein sequence is MKDITEGKKAEKQLKENEQRYKTIFNSSPDYMIIIGLDGNLIDVNKAACEVVGLTWEELVGKNFKELKLLLDEEMSLHVDNISHVLRENKTKIGESRFIDRNDEIRYVKTYLTPLKMNNEIFALNVICHDISESKKAEKALKTSELYYRTIFENTGTATLIIGEDIVISLANTEFEKFSGYSKEELEGKKSLMDFALEEDLEQLTNYHNLRGNDPDSAPKNYEIKLINKQGDIRDVYVTIDLIPYTRDRVISFLDITEKKRSKRALRESENHYRKLLENSFDAVVIHSEGKIISANSAAIKLLGVKNPYKYFNKSLFNFVHPKYDEIVSKRVQNMLEKGETVPPIEEKFVRPDGTIVYVEVLATAFIYEGKKAIQVVFRDISERKKAVNDIKASLKEKETLLMEIHHRVKNNLQIISSLLDLQANYVDEQEAINVLQESQNRVKSMAIIHEMLYQSTDLTSINFVSYIENLVHDLFISYGAKNNIEFFIKSEPVLLNIETAVPCGLIVSELVSNSLKYAFPTVYGRGPENGKFSDSNHEPGKISVSINSYGEEFELIISDNGIGFPENIDFKNVNSSLGLRLVNMLVNQLDGSIKLDKTEGTKFRIKFKELEYNKRF, encoded by the coding sequence ATGAAAGATATTACTGAAGGTAAAAAAGCGGAAAAACAACTGAAAGAAAATGAACAAAGGTATAAGACTATTTTTAATTCATCTCCGGACTATATGATAATTATAGGATTAGATGGTAATTTAATAGATGTAAATAAAGCAGCGTGTGAAGTGGTAGGGTTAACTTGGGAAGAATTAGTTGGCAAGAACTTTAAAGAACTGAAATTATTGCTTGATGAAGAAATGTCATTACATGTGGACAATATATCCCATGTTTTAAGAGAAAATAAGACTAAAATTGGTGAATCAAGGTTTATTGATAGAAATGATGAAATTCGCTATGTTAAAACATATTTAACTCCATTAAAGATGAATAATGAAATATTCGCATTAAATGTGATCTGTCATGATATCAGTGAATCTAAAAAGGCAGAAAAAGCACTTAAAACATCAGAATTGTATTATAGAACTATTTTTGAGAATACTGGAACTGCAACATTAATAATTGGAGAAGATATTGTTATTTCTCTTGCAAATACTGAATTTGAAAAGTTTTCTGGATATTCAAAGGAAGAACTAGAAGGCAAAAAAAGTCTTATGGATTTTGCACTAGAAGAAGACCTGGAACAGTTAACGAATTATCATAATTTAAGGGGAAATGACCCTGATTCCGCTCCAAAAAATTATGAAATTAAGTTGATAAATAAACAGGGAGATATCCGAGATGTTTATGTAACTATTGACTTAATTCCTTATACAAGAGATCGGGTAATTTCTTTTTTAGACATTACTGAAAAGAAAAGATCAAAGAGAGCACTTAGAGAAAGTGAAAACCATTATCGTAAGTTATTAGAAAATTCATTTGATGCAGTTGTTATTCATAGTGAAGGTAAGATCATTTCTGCAAATAGTGCAGCAATTAAACTTTTGGGAGTAAAAAATCCATATAAATATTTTAATAAGTCATTATTTAATTTTGTGCATCCAAAGTACGATGAAATAGTATCAAAGCGCGTGCAAAACATGTTAGAGAAAGGTGAGACTGTTCCACCTATTGAAGAAAAATTTGTACGGCCTGATGGAACGATAGTATATGTGGAAGTTTTAGCAACAGCTTTCATTTATGAGGGTAAAAAAGCAATACAGGTTGTTTTTCGTGATATTAGTGAGCGTAAAAAAGCTGTAAATGATATTAAAGCATCGCTTAAAGAGAAAGAAACTCTTTTAATGGAAATACACCATAGGGTTAAGAATAATTTGCAGATAATTTCTAGTTTACTTGACCTTCAGGCTAATTATGTTGATGAGCAAGAAGCAATTAATGTTTTACAGGAGAGTCAAAACAGAGTTAAATCTATGGCTATAATTCATGAAATGCTTTATCAATCCACCGATCTGACCAGTATAAACTTCGTAAGTTACATCGAAAATCTGGTTCATGATTTATTTATTTCTTATGGTGCTAAAAACAATATTGAGTTCTTTATTAAATCTGAACCAGTTTTATTAAATATTGAAACTGCAGTTCCATGTGGCCTAATAGTAAGCGAACTGGTTTCTAACAGCCTAAAATACGCATTTCCAACGGTTTATGGCCGTGGACCTGAAAATGGAAAATTTTCAGATTCAAATCATGAGCCAGGGAAAATATCAGTGAGTATTAATTCATATGGGGAAGAGTTTGAACTTATTATAAGTGATAATGGGATTGGTTTCCCGGAAAATATTGATTTTAAAAATGTAAATTCATCATTAGGTCTGCGATTAGTAAATATGCTTGTAAACCAGTTAGATGGTTCTATAAAATTAGATAAAACTGAAGGAACAAAATTTAGGATAAAATTTAAAGAGTTAGAATATAATAAGAGATTTTAA
- a CDS encoding winged helix-turn-helix domain-containing protein has translation MLTEIFGSCPKVKVIDLLISNPWSEYTKTDIANYSGIARSTLYNFLGQLEEYGIIKPTKMVGRSQLYKVNMDSEITQLISAFQLSLADIEIGKQVKSSQKESVTHISEDYKKELSEIKKEVKKGKFAK, from the coding sequence TTGCTTACAGAAATATTTGGGTCATGTCCCAAAGTTAAGGTCATAGATTTATTAATATCTAATCCATGGTCTGAATATACCAAAACAGACATTGCTAACTATTCTGGAATAGCAAGAAGTACATTATATAATTTTTTAGGTCAATTAGAGGAATATGGTATTATTAAACCTACAAAAATGGTAGGGCGCAGCCAGCTCTACAAGGTAAATATGGACTCTGAGATTACCCAACTTATCAGTGCGTTTCAATTAAGTTTAGCAGATATTGAAATAGGTAAACAGGTTAAATCAAGTCAAAAGGAAAGTGTGACACATATCTCTGAAGATTATAAAAAAGAGCTTTCTGAGATTAAAAAAGAAGTTAAAAAAGGTAAATTTGCTAAATAA
- a CDS encoding helix-turn-helix domain-containing protein, with amino-acid sequence MLTEFFRNYPRIRVIDLLLSHPYTEYSKKDIAECADIARGTLYEFFDELNKYKLIKPTRKIGNTQLYSIDMDSLAVKALNAFQNILAATGIGEEVEVHGEVEDIDGLFNDIDKIFEDEMGSR; translated from the coding sequence ATGTTAACTGAATTTTTCAGAAATTATCCCAGAATTAGAGTAATTGACCTCCTGCTTTCGCACCCGTACACTGAATACTCAAAAAAAGACATTGCAGAATGTGCTGATATAGCAAGAGGTACTTTATACGAATTTTTTGATGAATTAAATAAATATAAATTAATTAAACCCACAAGAAAAATAGGAAATACTCAGTTGTACTCTATAGATATGGATTCTCTGGCTGTAAAGGCTCTTAACGCATTTCAGAACATACTGGCAGCTACTGGGATTGGGGAAGAAGTAGAAGTGCATGGAGAAGTAGAAGATATAGATGGGCTTTTCAATGATATAGATAAGATATTTGAAGATGAGATGGGCAGTAGATGA